The genomic interval ATTTCTTTGAAACTTACAAAACACTAGAGCCAAACAAATGGGTAAAAGTTAAAGAATACAAAGACAAAACTGCTGCACAAGAGATTTTAGATAAATCAATCAAAGCCTACAAAGGCTAAAAATACTCTTAAAATGATGTTTAAAGGAGGTTATGATGTTTCAGAAGATTCTCATTGCTAATCGTGGCGAAATTGCAGTGCGTATTATCCGCGCTTGTAGGGATTTACATATTAAAAGTATAGCCATATATGCAAGAGCTGATAGAGATTGTTTGCACGTAAAAATGGCTGATGAATCTTATGAAATCAGTGATGACCCATTGCAAGGCTATCTTGATGCGGATTTGATTATTGAGGTAGCATTACGCGCTGAAGCTGATGCAATTCACCCCGGCTATGGTTTTTTAAGTGAGAATGCCACATTTGCTAAAAAAGTGCAAGAAGCGGGAATTACTTGGATAGGACCTGATGCTCTAACAATTGCAAAAATGGGCGATAAAAATGCAGCAAGAGCTATTATGGAAAAAAATGGAATCCCCATTGTGCCAGGCACTCAACCACTTAATAAGCACTCTATAAGTGATATTGCTAAATATGCGCAAAAAATTGGCTATCCTGTGATACTTAAAGCAAGTAGTGGTGGAGGTGGGCGTGGCATACGCGTAGTAGAAAAAGAAGAGGATTTAATAGAATCTTTTGAGGCGTGTAAACGCGAAGCTATGGCATTTTTCAAAAATGATGATGTTTTTATGGAAAAATATATCGTTAATCCTAGACATATAGAGTTTCAAATCTTAGCGGATAATTATGGTAATGTGATTCATCTGCTTGAGCGTGATTGTTCCATACAAAGACGACATCAAAAGCTTGTTGAAATCGCTCCTAGTCCCCTTATTAGCGATGATTTACGCCGAAGAATGGGAGCTGCTGCCGTGGCTGCCGCTAAAGCTGCACAATACACAAATGCAGGCACGGTTGAATTTTTGCTTGATGAGAACAATACTTTTTATTTTATGGAAATGAATACACGCATACAGGTTGAGCACGGCGTTACAGAGGAAATTACTGGTTATGACCTTATAGGGAGACAAATCCGCATTGCGCAAGGAGAAATTTTAGACCTTACACAACACGATATACGCGCACAAGGCTTTGCTATTGAAGTGAGAATTAATGCTGAAGATGTGGCTAATGATTTTGTGCCAAATCCGGGCAAAATTACCACTTATTACCCTGCTTTAGGACCTTTTGTGCGAGTAGATAGTTGTATTTATAAAGATTATGTGATTCCACCCTTTTATGATTCTATGGTAGCAAAGCTCATTGTGAAAGCTTCAAGCTATAATCTTGCGGTAAATAAACTCTCGCGAGCTTTGAATGAATTTACCATTAAAGGCGTGAAAACAACAATTCCTTTTTTGATAAACATTTGCAATGATAAAGACTTTAGGCGAGGATATTTTGATACTTCTTATATTGAAAGTAAAATTAAAGAGCTTATGCCCCCCCCACAATCTAAGCCTGAAGATGATATGGTAAGCGTCATTGTCGCGGCCTTAAGCGCACGCTATGGAGCATAAAACAATGGAGTAGCCTATGAAAAATATCTATCAAAGCACAATATTTTTGGATAAAAGAGCGTGTGAAAAATATCATCTTACACCTGAAATTCTTATGGAAAATGCGGCTTGTGCATTAGAATCTTTAATCAATTCTTTGACACATAAGGGAAGCGTGATAACTATTTTATGCGGGAGTGGTGATAATGGTGGCGATGGATATGCATTAGCTAGGCGTTTAAGCGGGGACTACTCTATAAGAATCTTTCAGGTAAAAGAACCAAAATCACCTCTTTGTATTCAAGCATACGAGCGTGCCTGTGAGTGTGGAATAAAGTTCATAAAAAAAATCTTACCTTGTGATGTAGTAGTAGATTGTGTTGTGGGCAGCGGTTTAAAAGGTAGCTTAGAGCGTGAAGCAAGTGAGATTCTCTCTTTGGCAAATAAAAATGCTCGTTTGTGCATTGCGTGTGATATTCCAAGTGGTTTAAGCGATAAAGATGAAGGCTTTGTATTTAAGGCAGATTATACATTATGTATGGGAGCAATTAAGCTTGTGTGTCTAAGCGATAGAGCAAAGGACTATGTGGGAGAATTGTATA from Helicobacter hepaticus ATCC 51449 carries:
- a CDS encoding acetyl-CoA carboxylase subunit A, with the translated sequence MFQKILIANRGEIAVRIIRACRDLHIKSIAIYARADRDCLHVKMADESYEISDDPLQGYLDADLIIEVALRAEADAIHPGYGFLSENATFAKKVQEAGITWIGPDALTIAKMGDKNAARAIMEKNGIPIVPGTQPLNKHSISDIAKYAQKIGYPVILKASSGGGGRGIRVVEKEEDLIESFEACKREAMAFFKNDDVFMEKYIVNPRHIEFQILADNYGNVIHLLERDCSIQRRHQKLVEIAPSPLISDDLRRRMGAAAVAAAKAAQYTNAGTVEFLLDENNTFYFMEMNTRIQVEHGVTEEITGYDLIGRQIRIAQGEILDLTQHDIRAQGFAIEVRINAEDVANDFVPNPGKITTYYPALGPFVRVDSCIYKDYVIPPFYDSMVAKLIVKASSYNLAVNKLSRALNEFTIKGVKTTIPFLINICNDKDFRRGYFDTSYIESKIKELMPPPQSKPEDDMVSVIVAALSARYGA